In one window of Pseudomonas chlororaphis subsp. chlororaphis DNA:
- the qhpC gene encoding quinohemoprotein amine dehydrogenase subunit gamma, whose translation MKHLKPINNKAQKLEQAADENRIEEVVAMSSVAGCASTTDPGWEIDAFGGVSSLCQPMEADLYGCSDPCWWPAQVPDMMSTYPDWNKDAQASNENWRNLGTVFPKDK comes from the coding sequence ATGAAACATCTCAAGCCGATCAATAACAAAGCCCAGAAACTGGAACAGGCCGCCGACGAGAACCGTATCGAAGAGGTGGTCGCCATGAGTTCGGTGGCCGGCTGTGCCTCGACCACCGACCCGGGCTGGGAAATCGATGCCTTCGGTGGCGTGTCGTCCTTGTGCCAGCCGATGGAGGCTGACCTCTACGGTTGCTCCGACCCTTGCTGGTGGCCGGCCCAGGTGCCGGACATGATGAGCACCTACCCCGACTGGAACAAGGACGCCCAGGCCTCCAACGAGAACTGGCGCAACCTCGGCACCGTGTTCCCTAAAGACAAGTAA
- the peaB gene encoding quinohemoprotein amine dehydrogenase maturation protein has product MGAILNLVERNLHEVQVDADRMLFHIPSSSLFASDALTGSIIDALRGPGCSSIDLIQRLASQYDGEEINETLRELIALELVSDGSPRTEEWTVKRVERTAINTVVLNVNTGCNLSCTYCYKEDLDKPSAGKKMDVETAIASVEMLLKESPDEERFTVVFFGGEPLSNRKLIEYMVDYCEKRFREAGKFVEFVMTTNATLLTEETVDYLNAHRFGLSVSIDGPKTVHDRNRITVGGQGTYDVVRRKAQMLLARYDSRPVGARVTLTTGVTDVETIWDHLFNELGFAEVGFAPVTSGDISSFNLTGEELVEVFASMKRLGRRYLEAALEHRNIGFSNLHQLITDIHEGHKKALPCGAGLKMLAVDHKGELNLCHRFTGSSLPTFGNVREGGVKQMELNDFLSQRLDRSNTGCDSCRIRNLCSGGCYHESYARYGDPAHPTYHYCELMRDWVDFGIEVYSRIMARNPAFISSYITPRKAH; this is encoded by the coding sequence ATGGGCGCTATCTTGAATCTGGTCGAACGCAACCTGCACGAAGTGCAGGTCGATGCCGACCGCATGCTGTTCCATATCCCCAGCAGTTCGCTGTTCGCCAGCGATGCCTTGACCGGCAGCATCATCGATGCCCTGCGCGGGCCGGGCTGCTCTTCCATTGACCTGATCCAGCGGCTGGCCAGCCAGTACGACGGCGAGGAAATCAACGAGACTCTGCGCGAGCTGATCGCCCTGGAGCTGGTCAGCGACGGCTCGCCACGGACTGAGGAATGGACCGTCAAGCGAGTCGAACGCACGGCGATCAATACCGTGGTGCTCAACGTCAACACCGGCTGCAACCTGAGTTGCACCTACTGCTACAAGGAAGACCTGGACAAGCCCTCGGCGGGCAAGAAGATGGACGTCGAGACGGCCATCGCCTCGGTGGAAATGCTGCTCAAGGAATCCCCCGACGAGGAGCGTTTCACCGTGGTGTTTTTTGGTGGCGAGCCGCTGAGCAACCGCAAGCTGATCGAGTACATGGTCGACTATTGCGAGAAGCGTTTTCGCGAGGCGGGCAAGTTCGTCGAGTTCGTCATGACCACCAATGCCACGCTGCTCACCGAGGAAACGGTGGACTACCTGAATGCCCACCGCTTTGGCTTGTCCGTGAGCATCGACGGGCCGAAGACCGTGCACGACCGCAACCGCATCACCGTGGGCGGGCAGGGCACCTATGACGTGGTGCGGCGCAAGGCGCAGATGCTGCTGGCGCGCTACGACAGCCGCCCGGTCGGCGCGCGGGTGACCCTGACCACCGGGGTCACCGATGTGGAAACCATCTGGGACCACCTGTTCAACGAACTGGGTTTCGCCGAGGTCGGGTTTGCCCCGGTGACCTCGGGCGATATCAGCAGCTTCAACCTCACAGGCGAGGAACTGGTCGAAGTCTTCGCCAGCATGAAGCGCCTGGGCCGGCGCTACCTGGAGGCGGCCCTGGAGCATCGCAATATCGGTTTCTCCAACCTGCACCAGCTGATCACCGATATCCACGAAGGCCACAAGAAGGCGCTGCCCTGTGGCGCCGGGCTGAAGATGCTGGCGGTGGACCACAAGGGCGAGCTGAACCTGTGCCACCGCTTTACCGGTTCATCGCTGCCGACCTTCGGCAACGTGCGCGAGGGCGGGGTGAAGCAGATGGAACTCAACGACTTCCTGTCCCAGCGCCTGGACCGCAGCAACACCGGCTGCGACAGCTGCCGCATCCGCAACCTGTGTTCCGGCGGCTGCTACCACGAGAGCTACGCCCGCTACGGCGACCCGGCGCACCCGACCTATCACTATTGCGAACTGATGCGTGACTGGGTGGATTTCGGCATCGAGGTCTACAGCCGGATCATGGCCCGCAACCCTGCGTTCATCAGCAGTTACATCACTCCGCGCAAGGCCCACTGA
- the peaA gene encoding quinohemoprotein amine dehydrogenase subunit alpha, protein MKRTLRAGTSSGLLALAVCAALHAPPSLAAREAQAILKETCQGCHTPETGGGLSRISHQRKTPEGWLMSIARMQVMHGLQISDDDRRTLVKYLADTQGLAPSETDGVRYALERRLNTVEKFDEQTSQMCGRCHSGARVALQRRPAQEWERLVNFHLGQWPSLEYQALSRDRDWFDLARKEMVPLLAKRYPLDNPAWTKWLGSAPKAETLAGDWSFSGHLPGKGELAGVMSVSADGNDTFKVSVKGQYADGSPFNGEGSAILYSGYEWRGNVSIDGVSMRQVFAAQGNALQGRMFEAEHDERGLDFIAAKQGSSRLLAVQPGHLKAGGETEVTLIGSGLSGKPSFGKGVEVVDVIEQGPQRIKVRLKAAADAQPGLRNVTVGSLNGATLAVYSQIAEVKVVPEFSVARVGDGGGSTPKVQGRFDAEAWGKGADGKPYRIGVFPAQWKVEPFDERAREDEDVKFAGTMQADSGVFIPGDAGPNPQRKMSTNNAGNLKVIAAVDDAGKSLTGEGHLIVTVQRWNNPPIP, encoded by the coding sequence ATCAAGAGAACACTCCGAGCAGGCACGTCCAGCGGCCTGCTGGCGCTGGCGGTCTGCGCCGCCTTGCATGCCCCTCCCAGCCTTGCAGCGCGCGAGGCCCAGGCCATCCTCAAGGAAACCTGCCAGGGCTGCCATACCCCGGAAACGGGAGGCGGCCTGAGCCGCATCAGCCACCAGCGCAAGACCCCGGAAGGCTGGTTGATGAGCATCGCCCGCATGCAGGTCATGCATGGCCTGCAGATCAGCGACGACGATCGCCGCACCCTGGTCAAATACCTGGCCGACACCCAGGGCCTGGCGCCGAGCGAAACCGACGGCGTGCGCTACGCCCTGGAGCGGCGCTTGAACACGGTGGAGAAGTTCGACGAACAAACCAGCCAGATGTGCGGCCGCTGCCACTCCGGCGCGCGGGTCGCCCTGCAACGGCGTCCGGCCCAGGAGTGGGAACGCCTGGTGAACTTCCACCTCGGCCAATGGCCGTCGCTGGAATACCAGGCGCTGTCCCGCGACCGCGACTGGTTCGACCTGGCGCGCAAGGAGATGGTGCCGCTGCTGGCCAAGCGTTATCCGCTGGACAACCCGGCCTGGACAAAATGGCTGGGCAGCGCACCCAAGGCCGAGACCCTGGCGGGCGACTGGAGCTTCAGCGGCCATCTGCCGGGCAAGGGCGAACTGGCCGGGGTGATGAGCGTCAGCGCCGATGGCAATGACACCTTCAAGGTCAGCGTCAAAGGCCAGTACGCCGACGGCAGTCCGTTCAACGGCGAGGGCAGCGCGATTCTCTACAGCGGCTACGAATGGCGCGGCAATGTCAGCATCGACGGCGTGAGCATGCGCCAGGTGTTCGCCGCTCAAGGCAATGCATTGCAGGGCCGGATGTTCGAGGCCGAGCACGACGAACGCGGCCTGGACTTTATCGCCGCCAAGCAGGGCAGCAGTCGTTTGCTGGCGGTGCAACCGGGTCACCTGAAGGCTGGCGGTGAAACCGAAGTCACCCTGATCGGCAGCGGCCTCAGCGGCAAGCCGAGTTTTGGCAAGGGCGTGGAAGTGGTCGACGTCATCGAGCAGGGCCCGCAGCGGATCAAGGTCAGGCTCAAGGCGGCCGCCGATGCCCAACCGGGCCTGCGCAACGTCACCGTCGGCAGCCTGAACGGCGCGACGCTGGCGGTGTACAGCCAGATCGCCGAGGTCAAGGTGGTGCCCGAGTTCTCGGTGGCGCGGGTTGGCGACGGCGGTGGCTCGACGCCCAAGGTCCAGGGCCGCTTCGATGCCGAAGCCTGGGGCAAGGGCGCCGATGGCAAGCCGTATCGCATCGGCGTGTTCCCGGCGCAGTGGAAGGTCGAGCCCTTCGACGAGCGTGCCAGGGAAGACGAGGACGTCAAGTTCGCCGGTACCATGCAGGCCGACAGCGGCGTGTTCATTCCGGGCGATGCCGGGCCGAACCCGCAGCGCAAGATGTCCACCAACAACGCCGGCAACCTCAAGGTGATCGCCGCCGTCGACGACGCTGGGAAATCCCTGACCGGCGAAGGCCACCTGATCGTCACCGTGCAACGCTGGAACAATCCACCCATCCCCTAA
- a CDS encoding polymorphic toxin type 44 domain-containing protein, producing the protein MLSSARLGDKHVCPLPGHGTTPIASASGDININSMGAARVGDTCGCGAVITTGFPSIILNGRPMAHLGSPTTHGGTIITGSPNTFGGFVMGPTPGAAIINFAALGVFRSDGSVDDEKMATLLADPKLTEKAAAANALVDPNAASKASEEKPEPNDGPEGCTHPNMMEKLASYIADEMNSNIHHSSVLKMKELLSYDVAEETRKKMGLPWYAQIGNTSPQAIGASNVAAAMALWTERVGQGRDWDHKPKIHAKFGRYRHRQGKYDYFYDIWSNIHYGYVGMAGGLTEGVLLDSAGIEQIVSDQLRRWGEQIFVAKEDQRLKGPHATEDVEGMRAWDDVPDRISISIGMKLYNKYPNGGITAHTIMAEVLAVTPEEWGDGASVHVCEKY; encoded by the coding sequence ATGCTTTCTTCCGCTCGCCTGGGCGACAAACATGTCTGCCCTCTCCCCGGTCACGGCACCACCCCGATTGCTTCCGCTTCCGGCGACATAAACATCAACTCCATGGGCGCGGCCCGAGTCGGCGACACGTGCGGCTGTGGTGCGGTCATTACCACAGGGTTTCCCTCAATCATCCTAAATGGCCGCCCCATGGCCCACTTAGGAAGCCCTACCACTCACGGCGGGACAATCATCACGGGCAGCCCCAATACCTTCGGTGGCTTTGTCATGGGGCCTACTCCTGGGGCTGCCATCATCAACTTCGCAGCGCTCGGAGTGTTTCGCTCAGATGGCTCGGTAGACGATGAAAAGATGGCGACCTTGTTGGCTGATCCGAAGCTGACCGAGAAGGCCGCCGCTGCGAATGCTTTGGTTGATCCCAATGCGGCCTCTAAGGCATCTGAAGAGAAGCCTGAACCGAACGATGGGCCTGAAGGGTGTACTCACCCGAACATGATGGAGAAGCTGGCGAGCTACATCGCAGATGAGATGAATAGCAACATCCACCACTCTTCCGTCTTGAAGATGAAAGAGCTGCTCAGCTATGACGTTGCGGAAGAGACTCGCAAAAAAATGGGCCTGCCGTGGTATGCCCAAATCGGAAATACCAGCCCTCAAGCTATCGGCGCTTCAAACGTTGCGGCAGCTATGGCCCTTTGGACTGAACGAGTAGGCCAGGGTCGTGATTGGGACCACAAACCGAAGATTCATGCAAAATTTGGCAGGTATCGCCACAGGCAAGGCAAGTACGACTACTTCTACGATATTTGGTCGAACATTCACTACGGCTATGTGGGTATGGCTGGAGGACTCACTGAAGGCGTCCTTTTGGATAGTGCTGGGATCGAGCAGATTGTTTCAGATCAATTACGACGGTGGGGAGAGCAGATATTCGTCGCCAAAGAAGATCAGAGGCTCAAAGGGCCTCATGCCACAGAAGACGTAGAAGGGATGCGCGCATGGGATGACGTCCCTGATCGAATTTCGATTAGTATCGGCATGAAACTCTACAACAAGTATCCAAATGGGGGCATCACGGCACATACAATCATGGCCGAAGTGCTTGCAGTCACACCGGAAGAATGGGGAGATGGCGCCAGTGTCCATGTCTGCGAGAAATATTAA
- a CDS encoding HAD family hydrolase: MLNALLFDLDGTLTDTDQLHLLALQQLLLEEEGRVFTHQEFEAHVSGQANANMCRYLFPQRSVAEHEAFADRKEVRFRQLSPRLTPMPGLLRLLDFARERGIGVCVVTNAPRANAEHMLDVLGLGDRFDSVLVAEELPRAKPDPLPYLTGLECLGASAEAGIAFEDSIPGLTAAVGAGVFTVGLATSQSPEALLAAGAHLVVEDFNDPQLWAVIERMLGSR, from the coding sequence ATGCTCAATGCCCTGCTTTTCGATCTCGACGGCACCCTGACCGACACCGACCAATTGCACCTGCTGGCGTTGCAGCAGTTGTTGCTGGAGGAAGAGGGCCGGGTGTTCACCCATCAAGAGTTCGAGGCCCATGTCAGTGGCCAGGCCAACGCCAACATGTGCCGCTACCTGTTCCCGCAGCGCTCGGTGGCCGAGCACGAGGCTTTCGCCGACCGCAAGGAAGTGCGCTTTCGCCAGCTGTCGCCACGACTGACGCCGATGCCGGGCCTGCTGCGCCTGTTGGATTTCGCCAGGGAACGCGGCATCGGCGTCTGCGTGGTGACCAATGCGCCACGGGCCAATGCCGAGCACATGCTCGACGTGCTGGGGCTGGGCGATCGCTTCGACAGCGTGCTGGTGGCCGAGGAATTGCCGCGGGCCAAGCCCGACCCACTGCCCTACCTCACCGGCCTGGAATGCCTGGGTGCCAGCGCCGAAGCCGGGATTGCCTTCGAGGACTCGATCCCCGGCCTGACCGCCGCGGTCGGGGCCGGGGTCTTCACCGTCGGCCTGGCCACCAGCCAGAGCCCCGAGGCCCTGCTGGCCGCCGGTGCGCATCTGGTGGTCGAGGACTTCAACGACCCGCAATTGTGGGCGGTGATCGAGCGGATGCTCGGCTCGCGCTGA
- a CDS encoding DUF1090 family protein, whose protein sequence is MNALTSLSLLALLGLAASTGHAQEDLEPAQPEATSSCLTRGEAIKSSLEKLLPDPEQRQLAGLQRALEPLSDYCDGLHFEHNPPLRQAEYQVILRQMELDAAQRYGDPSIIDKRKARLTHALQVLQYALGAHGN, encoded by the coding sequence ATGAACGCCCTCACCTCCCTCTCCCTGCTGGCCCTGCTGGGCCTTGCAGCCAGCACAGGCCACGCCCAGGAAGACCTCGAACCGGCCCAGCCGGAAGCCACCAGCAGTTGTCTGACCCGGGGCGAAGCCATCAAGAGCAGCCTGGAAAAACTCCTGCCCGACCCTGAGCAGCGCCAACTGGCCGGCCTGCAACGGGCGCTGGAACCGCTCAGCGACTACTGCGACGGCCTGCACTTCGAGCACAACCCGCCCCTGCGCCAGGCCGAATACCAGGTGATATTGCGCCAGATGGAACTCGACGCCGCGCAGCGTTATGGCGACCCAAGCATCATCGACAAACGCAAGGCCCGGCTGACCCACGCCCTGCAAGTCCTGCAATACGCCCTTGGCGCCCACGGCAACTGA
- a CDS encoding hemerythrin domain-containing protein yields MNIFEALRESHERQRGYAAELMRTSGDSPERSAAYAQLKAEVQAHETAEERFFYLPLMEHDNGVDLSRHAIAEHHAMDELMEALDDTEMSSPAWLATAKKLVDKVHHHLEEEEQKFFQMAGKILDDKQKDQLANGYVKEYRQQLAAD; encoded by the coding sequence GTGAACATATTCGAAGCCCTGCGTGAGAGCCATGAACGCCAGCGCGGCTACGCTGCCGAACTGATGCGCACCTCGGGGGACAGCCCCGAACGCAGCGCGGCCTACGCCCAGCTCAAGGCCGAAGTACAGGCCCATGAGACAGCCGAGGAGCGCTTCTTCTACCTGCCGTTGATGGAGCACGACAACGGCGTCGACCTGAGCCGGCACGCGATTGCCGAGCACCACGCGATGGACGAGCTGATGGAGGCATTGGACGACACCGAGATGTCCAGCCCCGCCTGGCTGGCCACGGCGAAGAAGCTGGTGGACAAGGTGCATCACCACCTGGAGGAAGAAGAACAGAAGTTCTTCCAGATGGCCGGCAAGATCCTCGACGACAAGCAGAAGGACCAGTTGGCCAACGGTTACGTGAAGGAGTACCGGCAGCAGCTGGCGGCCGACTGA
- a CDS encoding MliC family protein — translation MKIATILGTTLLLAPLFAQAATTPAEPELPAYQSSLASYRCEGGVEVQAAYLNIDNGASFATLYYKGQLIPMHIARAASGALYVADDEQNSYRWHTQGDSGLLSFLEADHTAKEQQLLKDCQEQKAEEQ, via the coding sequence TTGAAGATTGCAACGATTCTGGGAACCACCTTGCTGCTGGCGCCGTTGTTCGCCCAGGCCGCGACGACCCCGGCCGAGCCGGAGCTGCCGGCGTACCAGAGCAGCCTGGCCAGCTACCGCTGCGAGGGTGGGGTAGAGGTGCAGGCGGCGTACCTGAACATCGATAACGGCGCCTCGTTCGCCACCCTGTATTACAAGGGCCAGCTGATACCGATGCATATCGCCCGCGCAGCCTCCGGCGCGCTGTATGTCGCCGACGACGAACAGAACAGCTACCGCTGGCACACCCAGGGCGACAGCGGCTTGTTGAGCTTCCTGGAAGCCGACCACACCGCCAAGGAACAGCAACTGCTCAAGGACTGCCAGGAGCAGAAGGCCGAGGAGCAGTAA
- a CDS encoding aldehyde dehydrogenase family protein yields MAIATLLPATTAFIQRAPRMLIGAEWVEAADGQTMPLHNPATGEQLCVVPRATVDDVDRAVLAARQAFDDSPWSRTRPRERQNLLWKLADLMQRDAELLAQLECLNNGKSAAVAQVMDVQLAIDFLRYMAGWATKIEGSSVEVSVPLMPDQQFHSFIRREAVGVVGAIVAWNFPLLLACWKLGPALATGCTVVLKPADETPLTALKLAELVQEAGYPDGVFNVVTGTGITAGSALTHNPRVDKLTFTGSTAVGKEIGKIAMDNMTRVTLELGGKSPTIVMADADLGSAAAGAASAIFFNQGQVCCAGSRLYVQRKHFDNVVADIAGIANAMKLGSGLDASVDMGPLISARQQERVWRYIEMGRNSGATIACGGERFGPGYFVKPTVIVDVDQQHSLVQEEIFGPVLVAIPFDDEADALRLANDSPYGLGASIWSNDLAAVHRMIPRIKSGSVWVNCHSALDPALPFGGYKMSGVGREMGYAAIEHYTELKSVLIKL; encoded by the coding sequence ATGGCTATTGCAACCCTGCTCCCCGCCACCACCGCCTTTATCCAGCGCGCCCCGCGCATGCTGATCGGCGCCGAATGGGTCGAGGCCGCCGACGGCCAGACCATGCCGCTGCACAACCCGGCCACCGGCGAACAACTGTGCGTGGTGCCGCGGGCCACGGTGGACGATGTCGACCGCGCGGTGCTGGCTGCGCGCCAGGCCTTCGACGATTCGCCCTGGAGCCGCACCCGCCCGCGGGAACGGCAGAACCTGCTGTGGAAACTCGCCGACCTGATGCAGCGCGACGCCGAACTGCTGGCGCAACTGGAATGCCTGAACAACGGCAAGAGCGCCGCGGTGGCCCAGGTCATGGACGTGCAACTGGCCATCGACTTTTTGCGCTACATGGCCGGCTGGGCGACCAAGATCGAAGGCAGCAGCGTCGAGGTCTCCGTGCCGCTGATGCCCGACCAGCAGTTCCACAGTTTCATCCGTCGCGAGGCGGTGGGCGTGGTCGGCGCCATCGTCGCCTGGAACTTCCCGCTGCTGCTGGCCTGCTGGAAGCTCGGCCCGGCCCTGGCCACCGGCTGCACCGTGGTGCTCAAGCCGGCCGACGAAACCCCGCTGACCGCGCTGAAACTCGCCGAGCTGGTGCAGGAAGCCGGCTACCCCGACGGCGTATTCAACGTGGTCACCGGCACTGGCATCACCGCGGGCTCGGCCCTGACCCACAACCCGCGGGTGGACAAGCTGACCTTCACCGGCTCCACCGCGGTGGGCAAGGAAATCGGCAAGATCGCCATGGACAACATGACCCGGGTCACCCTGGAACTGGGCGGCAAGTCGCCGACCATTGTCATGGCCGATGCCGACCTGGGCAGCGCCGCGGCCGGCGCCGCCAGCGCGATCTTCTTCAACCAGGGCCAGGTCTGCTGCGCCGGCTCCAGGCTGTATGTACAGCGCAAGCACTTCGACAATGTGGTGGCCGATATTGCCGGCATTGCCAACGCCATGAAACTCGGCAGCGGCCTGGACGCCAGCGTCGACATGGGCCCGCTGATCTCCGCCCGGCAGCAGGAGCGGGTCTGGCGCTATATCGAGATGGGCCGGAACAGCGGCGCCACTATCGCCTGCGGCGGCGAGCGGTTCGGCCCCGGTTATTTCGTCAAGCCGACGGTAATCGTCGACGTCGACCAGCAGCATTCGCTGGTGCAGGAAGAGATCTTCGGCCCGGTGCTGGTGGCCATTCCTTTCGACGACGAGGCCGATGCCCTGCGCCTGGCCAACGACAGCCCCTACGGCCTGGGCGCGAGCATCTGGTCCAACGACCTGGCGGCGGTGCACCGGATGATCCCGCGGATCAAGTCCGGCTCGGTCTGGGTCAACTGCCACAGCGCCCTCGACCCGGCGCTGCCGTTCGGTGGCTACAAGATGTCCGGCGTGGGCCGGGAAATGGGTTACGCGGCGATCGAGCATTACACCGAGCTGAAATCGGTGCTGATCAAGCTCTGA
- a CDS encoding amidohydrolase, whose product MGSNGYDHDGVQCGCHNPIWNALKDTLDPASHTASQPQDANELAKEPAGESIIFTNGTIYPLRDGNMDERVEALGIHAGDVVASGTLAAVEARMNTLGITYRKQSLNGKTLLPGLIEPHAHIVQSCAMEGWLNLGAIDTDNPDEHKNQRLRPTYDWLWLKSTIQGNLPKDNSTWILGHQVDPALMPFQVVPHGLNKLITFHCGPGDDIGNLDTIDKQHPMLLISASMHTAYLNTAASDAVFEKTGVRADNGVLQEAQVLAAIKSIPLRQQLEILNIFKHLEDYFDKASRRGITLLYDAMMDPQSKLVLGAYFLTRPRKLRIGYAAACDGTPEAIGKLPRYQPVSREQAKRFYQGSVKLVSDGSNQGLTGYQATRYCCEATRPVGNFNFCDQDHTPVTPPDAYKTVVRNAVETGWPLMIHANGDRAIEFTLQAYEAALQGGSALEKRHRIEHCSLLTADTLQTLQRLGLSPSFLIGHVGYWGYAFKQAIFEGKAEQMLDLCQSALDHNLRMTLHSDCSVTPLGPLRSMEQAVTRKMEGIRDAQGRFVHDPRLQPILNEAECLTRKQALKAITYDAAWQCHAEGWTGSLQDGYFADLVILEQDPLDEKVPATSIRDIKVCETWKGGHRVYVNPDS is encoded by the coding sequence ATGGGATCAAATGGATATGATCACGACGGGGTCCAATGCGGATGCCACAACCCCATCTGGAACGCTCTGAAGGACACACTCGACCCGGCCAGCCATACCGCCAGCCAGCCACAGGACGCCAATGAGCTGGCAAAGGAACCGGCCGGCGAGTCCATCATCTTTACCAACGGCACCATCTACCCCTTGCGCGACGGCAACATGGACGAACGGGTCGAGGCCCTGGGCATCCACGCCGGCGACGTGGTCGCATCCGGCACCCTGGCCGCCGTCGAAGCCCGCATGAACACCCTGGGCATCACCTACAGGAAGCAGTCGTTGAACGGCAAGACCCTGTTGCCCGGCCTGATCGAACCCCACGCCCATATCGTGCAGAGCTGCGCCATGGAAGGCTGGCTGAACCTGGGGGCCATCGATACCGACAACCCCGATGAGCACAAGAACCAGCGACTACGTCCCACCTATGACTGGCTCTGGTTGAAAAGCACCATCCAGGGCAACCTGCCCAAGGACAACTCGACCTGGATCCTCGGCCATCAGGTCGATCCGGCGCTGATGCCCTTCCAGGTCGTACCCCACGGCCTGAACAAACTCATCACCTTCCACTGTGGCCCCGGCGACGACATCGGCAACCTGGACACCATCGACAAGCAGCATCCGATGCTGCTGATCAGCGCGTCCATGCACACCGCCTACCTGAACACCGCGGCCAGCGATGCGGTGTTCGAGAAGACCGGCGTCAGGGCCGACAACGGTGTCCTGCAGGAAGCCCAGGTGCTGGCCGCCATCAAGAGCATTCCCCTCAGGCAGCAGCTGGAAATACTCAATATCTTCAAGCACCTCGAAGACTACTTCGACAAGGCGTCGCGCCGCGGGATCACCCTGCTCTACGACGCGATGATGGACCCCCAGTCGAAGCTGGTACTGGGCGCCTACTTCCTGACCCGCCCCAGGAAGCTGCGGATCGGTTATGCCGCCGCCTGCGATGGCACGCCCGAGGCCATCGGCAAGCTACCGCGCTACCAGCCGGTCAGCCGGGAACAGGCCAAACGCTTCTACCAGGGCTCGGTCAAGCTGGTGTCGGACGGCTCCAACCAGGGGCTGACGGGCTATCAGGCCACGCGCTACTGCTGCGAGGCGACGCGGCCGGTGGGCAACTTCAACTTCTGCGACCAGGACCACACCCCGGTCACCCCACCCGATGCCTACAAGACCGTGGTGCGCAATGCCGTCGAAACCGGCTGGCCGCTGATGATCCACGCCAATGGCGACCGGGCCATCGAGTTCACCCTGCAAGCCTACGAGGCGGCCTTGCAGGGCGGCAGCGCCCTGGAAAAACGCCACCGCATCGAGCACTGCTCGCTGCTGACCGCGGACACCCTGCAGACCCTGCAGCGCCTGGGCCTGTCGCCAAGCTTCCTGATCGGTCATGTCGGCTACTGGGGCTATGCCTTCAAACAGGCGATCTTCGAAGGCAAGGCCGAGCAGATGCTCGACCTGTGCCAGTCGGCCCTGGACCACAACCTGAGAATGACCCTGCACAGCGACTGTTCGGTAACGCCGTTGGGGCCGCTGCGCTCCATGGAGCAGGCGGTGACCCGCAAGATGGAAGGCATTCGCGATGCCCAGGGGCGGTTCGTCCATGACCCAAGGCTGCAACCGATCCTCAATGAAGCCGAATGCCTGACGCGCAAGCAGGCCCTGAAAGCCATCACCTATGACGCGGCCTGGCAGTGCCACGCCGAAGGCTGGACCGGGTCCCTGCAGGACGGTTATTTCGCAGACCTGGTGATTCTCGAGCAAGACCCGCTCGACGAGAAAGTACCGGCCACCAGCATCAGGGACATCAAGGTCTGTGAAACCTGGAAAGGCGGCCACCGGGTGTACGTCAATCCCGATAGCTGA